A single window of Aphidius gifuensis isolate YNYX2018 linkage group LG1, ASM1490517v1, whole genome shotgun sequence DNA harbors:
- the LOC122860569 gene encoding probable ATP-dependent helicase PF08_0048, which translates to MVIFMKKIINSNKHKVAVEKSKVESIKIVTQEATRDSGYVNNSDQLNKQQQQQQQRVDKVHNQDNMLSKRRKKSVDEIHSKKMFKADNKKNNCDESSYAINIQIASPNKNLIDKLHMADFIEEEENIFIEESITIKDEMFCSNKVIENVDHQKSTRIRTGSLAPKKYNFYTEGDDKLSSTTDENDPDKKTRVVKLAREHPTWSLNMLREHSGCKNIKDRCQIGMWKNQIERGGTEETSFIEQSITIKDEMLPVTDDSIDVDEMNNSNDHSIGPVIKSNGISNLFNGNNQNRSNKVIKNVDHQKNTRISTGSLASKKYSVYTEEDDKLSSPADKNHLDADWLRKRSGCEGIRQRSQVEEWKKQGGSIREKMNFMEQFDKHQLETTDQELFTDSFNFCWELLKSKEYYLSERETDIFSKMSLNYGQDMYDAMMIIINKIIKSNEHKSKVESIKIVTAEATCDSGYDDNCDQLDQQQKQQQVDKEKKLFTKDNITTKDEIVSDDLIDVSKINIWNDHSYALDIKSNEISNFSKDNNQSRSNEIIENVDYQKNTRIRTGSLAPKKYSVHTKEDDDLSFTIDGNYLDNDDNVDVEDDDDDFHLYVDDNDDDDNDNSLSQSKKRDGKIKITSGFSFEEKKRVVKLATENPTWSLDLLREQSGCKNIRLRKQVEKWKKHVQQGGTNREKMNRLCNVP; encoded by the exons ATGGTGATATTtatgaagaaaattataaattccaaTAAACACAAAGTTGCAGTTGAGAAATCAAAAGttgaatcaattaaaattgtaacaCAAGAAGCCACTCGTGACTCAGGTTATGTCAATAATTCTGATCaactaaataaacaacaacaacaacaacaacaacgtgTTGACAAAGTTCACAATCAAGACAACATGTTatcaaaaagaagaaaaaaatcagttgATGAAATTCATTCCAAGAAGATGTTTAAAGCAg ataacaaaaaaaataactgtgaTGAATCAAGTTATgctataaatatacaaattgctTCTCcaaataaaaacttaattGACAAATTACATATGGCTGATTTCATTGAAGAGGAAGAAAACATATTTATAGAAGAAAGTATAACTATTAAAGATGAAATGTT ttGCTCCAATAAAGTCATTGAAAATGTTGATCATCAAAAAAGCACAAGAATTCGTACTGGATCACTTGctcctaaaaaatataatttttatacagaaGGAGATGATAAACTAAGCTCTACCACTGACGAAAATGACCCTGATA aaaaaacacGTGTAGTTAAATTGGCACGCGAACATCCAACTTGGTCATTAAATATGTTAAGAGAACACAGtggatgtaaaaatattaaagaccGGTGTCAGATTGGAATGTGGAAAAACCAGATTGAACGAGGAGGAACC gAAGAAACATCATTTATAGAACAAAGTATAACTATTAAAGATGAAATGTTGCCAGTTACAgatgattcaattgatgttgatgaaatgAATAACTCGAACGATCACTCAATAGGACCAGTAATAAAGTCAAATGGaatttccaatttatttaatggtaATAATCAAAATCGCTCGAATAAAGTCATTAAAAATGttgatcatcaaaaaaatacaagaataaGTACTGGATCACTTgcttctaaaaaatatagtgtttATACAGAAGAAGATGATAAACTAAGCTCTCCCGCCGACAAAAATCATCTTGATGctg ATTGGTTAAGAAAACGTAGTGGATGTGAAGGTATTAGACAGCGCAGTCAAGTTGAAGAGTGGAAAAAACAAGGAGGATCAATTcgtgaaaaaatgaatttt ATGgaacaatttgataaacatCAGCTTGAGACAACTGATCAAGAATTGTTTACTgactcatttaatttttgttgggAACTTTTGAAAAGTAAAGAATATTATCTCAGTGAACGTGAGACCgatatattttcaaagatGTCATTAAATTATGGTCAAGACATGTATGATgccatgatgataattatcaacaaaattataaaatccaaTGAACACAAATCAAAagttgaatcaataaaaattgtaacagCAGAAGCCACTTGTGATTCAggttatgatgataattgtgATCAATtggatcaacaacaaaaacaacagcaAGTTGACAAA gaaaaaaaattatttacaaaagacAATATAACCACTAAAGATGAAATCGTGTcagatgatttaattgatgttagtaaaattaatatctggAACGATCACTCATATGCACTAGATATAAAGTCAAATGAAATTTCCAACTTTTCTAAAGATAACAATCAAAGTCGCTCGAATGAAATCATTGAAAACgttgattatcaaaaaaacacaAGAATTCGTACTGGATCACTTGCtcctaaaaaatatagtgttCATAcaaaagaagatgatgatcTAAGCTTTACCATAGACGGAAATTACCTTGATAATGATGACAATGTTGATGttgaggatgatgatgatgatttccACCTTTATGttgatgacaatgatgatgatgataatgataatagccTCAGTCAAAGTAAAAAGCGTgatggtaaaattaaaataactagtGGCTTttcttttgaagaaaaaaaacgtgtAGTCAAATTGGCAACAGAAAATCCAACTTGGTCATTAGACTTGCTGAGAGAACAAAGtggatgtaaaaatattagacTGCGCAAGCAAGttgaaaaatggaaaaaacatGTTCAACAAGGAGGTACTAATCGTGAAAAAATGAATCGT ttaTGTAATGTGCcataa